One window of the Rhipicephalus sanguineus isolate Rsan-2018 chromosome 2, BIME_Rsan_1.4, whole genome shotgun sequence genome contains the following:
- the LOC119383154 gene encoding general transcription factor 3C polypeptide 3, with protein sequence MAEDQCDEYMALNTYLLQGASLYDDSWSESSVSDETTPESSEDSDATDTDDDEGQYEVYDSKRTDAETTIDRLTGCVDSFLASEDEDSEEDALEDDVVEDRPVETKNIPISLPRYLRGLMGEANMCFAQGRYEDAIKMCLEIVRLAPTSPLPFQTLAMIYEELRDPSRALQFGLIAAYLGPQEAYEWGRLAQLCLEQGLVRKAASCLIRALRVDPHDLELRCLLCTLYEELGDEPRALVSCAVLARRIEEPAECLQLSRRLVDVYRKRQNLASAVRVLLNAATKFPAHISAEDISTLLEMQLKLKMHSGALLVLHDHCGVQLLPLPEGHEEISTELLEDSLDAFERCLVPVEFPVDKKTKLVVCLIHLDARHLVMDLLRELKRELDPEKSGDLLLEVAEAFMDAEFENDALPLLRMLVRTRNCGTAAVWLRYAECLKRLGRQRDATKAYERTCELAPRHAPSRLSLGQLLAAQGLRDKAIDCLATDSRHLQDTKDSTPAQQQDSASVLLCQARLLWESGPREAFIESAMTLVRAHCLSVCTTEEYEAVYSSTYHLSRMKAIRDLHEKRGFAPGWLTMESGVSVDELQACFLELYRALHESGRMDDLRQVATEVLVAPMFNRDTASTEELEFLSFLAHYQDPGHVEHSFPLIRSMVLKYPNQVRAWNLLGLVVNQMPACRNKGFCLRLLYKHENSLPLRVLVGHNAFLCANYKHALPEYTQLLRHLGEEEPMLLLCSGICLLRLAGQQLSLSQNSPLSKKSSGSQKSSGKYYWLATQGMAFLCRYLRARGSGCQEALFNVGRALQELGFPHMAFDMYQRALATPPAVQEMPEVFDLRREIAFNLSLLYQLGGNSELANWCINHYCVI encoded by the coding sequence ATGGCCGAAGACCAGTGTGACGAGTACATGGCCTTAAATACGTACCTGCTACAAGGTGCCTCGCTGTACGATGACAGCTGGTCGGAAAGTTCGGTTAGCGATGAAACGACGCCGGAGTCATCGGAGGACAGTGACGCGACTGACACGGATGATGACGAAGGGCAGTACGAAGTGTACGATTCCAAGCGCACCGACGCGGAGACCACGATCGACAGGTTAACAGGATGTGTAGATTCTTTTCTCGCATCCGAGGATGAAGACTCCGAAGAGGACGCGCTGgaggacgacgtcgtcgaggaTCGCCCCGTGGAAACGAAAAACATTCCCATAAGCTTGCCACGTTACCTTCGGGGGCTAATGGGCGAGGCGAACATGTGCTTCGCGCAAGGTCGCTACGAGGACGCTATCAAGATGTGCCTCGAGATTGTCCGACTTGCGCCCACTTCGCCGCTACCCTTCCAGACGCTCGCCATGATCTACGAGGAACTGCGTGATCCTAGTAGGGCGCTGCAATTCGGCTTGATCGCGGCCTATTTGGGCCCGCAGGAGGCTTACGAGTGGGGCCGGCTGGCGCAGCTTTGCCTGGAGCAGGGTCTCGTCCGTAAAGCGGCTTCGTGTCTGATTAGGGCGCTTAGGGTTGATCCGCACGACTTGGAACTACGGTGCTTGTTGTGCACGCTGTACGAGGAGCTGGGCGACGAACCCCGAGCGCTGGTTTCATGCGCAGTCCTCGCACGTCGAATAGAGGAACCGGCTGAATGCCTGCAGCTGTCACGACGACTCGTGGATGTCTACCGAAAGCGCCAAAACCTGGCTTCAGCTGTGCGAGTTCTCCTGAACGCCGCCACTAAGTTTCCCGCGCACATCTCAGCTGAAGATATCAGCACGCTGCTGGAGATGCAGCTGAAGCTCAAAATGCATTCAGGTGCCCTGCTAGTGCTTCACGACCATTGCGGAGTGCAGCTGCTGCCGTTGCCTGAGGGGCACGAAGAAATATCCACAGAACTACTTGAAGACTCTCTCGACGCCTTTGAGAGATGCTTAGTGCCTGTTGAGTTTCCCGTTGACAAAAAGACGAAGCTTGTGGTTTGTCTAATACATCTGGATGCCCGACACCTCGTGATGGATCTACTAAGAGAACTGAAGCGTGAACTGGACCCCGAAAAATCTGGTGACCTTCTATTGGAAGTGGCCGAAGCCTTCATGGATGCAGAATTCGAGAACGACGCACTGCCGCTGCTGCGCATGCTTGTGCGAACTCGCAACTGTGGGACAGCGGCTGTTTGGCTCCGATACGCAGAATGCCTGAAGCGACTCGGCCGCCAGCGGGATGCGACCAAGGCGTACGAACGCACGTGCGAGCTGGCACCGCGCCACGCGCCGTCACGCCTCTCCCTGGGCCAGTTGTTAGCCGCGCAGGGGCTTCGCGACAAAGCCATCGACTGTCTCGCCACCGATTCTCGACATCTGCAGGACACCAAGGACAGCACGCCAGCGCAGCAGCAGGATTCGGCGTCCGTGCTGCTTTGTCAGGCGCGCCTATTGTGGGAGTCCGGGCCGCGCGAGGCTTTCATCGAGTCGGCCATGACGCTGGTGCGGGCgcactgtctgtctgtctgcaccACCGAAGAATACGAGGCAGTGTACTCGAGTACCTATCACTTGAGTCGCATGAAGGCAATACGCGACCTGCATGAGAAACGCGGCTTCGCACCAGGCTGGCTCACGATGGAGAGCGGCGTCTCTGTCGACGAACTGCAGGCATGCTTTCTCGAGCTCTACCGAGCACTGCACGAGAGCGGCCGCATGGACGACCTTAGGCAAGTCGCGACGGAAGTTCTCGTTGCGCCCATGTTTAATAGGGACACGGCGAGCACCGAGGAGCTGGAGTTCTTGAGTTTTCTCGCCCACTACCAGGACCCGGGCCACGTAGAGCACAGCTTTCCCCTCATCCGTTCCATGGTGCTCAAGTATCCGAACCAAGTACGCGCGTGGAATTTGCTGGGCCTAGTGGTCAACCAAATGCCGGCGTGCCGTAACAAGGGATTCTGCCTCCGGCTGCTATACAAACACGAGAATAGCCTGCCGCTCAGGGTGCTCGTCGGGCACAACGCTTTTCTGTGTGCAAACTACAAGCACGCCCTGCCGGAGTACACGCAACTTCTGCGCCATCTTGGAGAGGAGGAGCCAATGCTGCTGCTGTGCTCCGGCATCTGCCTGCTGCGTCTGGCAGGCCAACAGTTGTCTCTAAGCCAAAACTCTCCGCTGAGCAAAAAGTCTTCAGGGAGCCAGAAGTCTTCAGGGAAATATTACTGGCTGGCCACTCAGGGGATGGCCTTCTTGTGCCGCTACTTACGTGCGCGGGGCAGTGGTTGCCAGGAGGCCCTCTTTAACGTAGGCCGCGCTCTTCAAGAACTGGGCTTCCCGCATATGGCTTTCGACATGTATCAACGGGCACTCGCCACGCCACCAGCAGTGCAGGAGATGCCAGAGGTGTTCGACCTTCGACGGGAGATAGCCTTCAATCTGAGCCTGTTGTACCAGCTCGGAGGCAACAGTGAATTGGCCAATTGGTGCATCAACCACTACTGTGTCATTTGA